The [Clostridium] colinum genome includes the window AGATGATGTGTACCAAAAAGCACAATCTATAATGTATATTGGGGATAAAGAAAACAGCAATACAGACAGTGCTTTAGTAGCAACCAAAAGAAGTTTGATATATAACCAACTTAATAAAGAGTTATATAAAAAATTTTTTCTTACTACTGAAGAAAAACAAGCTTGTAATGATGGATATATATATATACACGATATGACAGCAAGACGAGATACTATGAATTGTTGTTTATTTGACATGGGCAGAGTATTAGAAAATGGATTTGAAATGGGCAATCTTTGGTATAATGAACCTAAGACTCTTTCTGTTGCTTTTGATGTAATAGGGGATATAATTTTATCTACAGCATCTCAACAATATGGAGGATTTACAGTACCTGAAATTGATAAAATTTTAGAAAAATATGCTAAAAAAAGCTATGTTAAGTATCTAGAAGAAATAAAAGAATATATATCTTTTGCTAAAGGTACAAATTTAACAGATGAAGATATGAAATATATAGAAGAAAAAGCAATTAAAAAATTAGAAAGGGATTTTGAACAAGGGTTTCAAGGATTAGAATATAAATTAAATTCTGTAGGCTCATCTAGGGGAGATTATCCTTTTGTTACATTTACTATAGGACTTGGAAAAACTAGATTTGCAAAAATGGCTAATAAAATTATACTTAAAGTACACAAAGGTGGACAAGGAAAAGAAGGTAACAAAAAACCAGTTCTTTTTCCTAAAATTGTATTTTTATATGATGAAAATTTACACGGTGAAGGAAAAGAGCTAGAAGATATTTTTGATGAAGCTATTGAATGTTCTAAAAAAACTATGTATCCAGATTATTTAAGCTTAACAGGTGATAGCTATGTTGCTAATGCTTATAAAAAATATAACACTGTCATATCACCTATGGGATGTAGAGCTTTTTTAAGTTTATGGTTTGAAAAAGGTGGCATGAAACCTATAGATGAAAATGATAAGCCTGTAACTGTTGGAAGATTTAACATAGGCGCTGTATCTTTACATTTACCTATGATATATGCAAAAGCAAAATCTGAAAGTAAACCTTTTTATGAAGTTTTAGATTATTATTTAGAAATGATTAGAAAAATACATTTAAAAACTTTAGATTATTTAGGAGAAATGAAAGCATCTACAAATCCTATTGCATATTGTGAAGGTGGATTTTATGGTGGAAATTTGAAACCATCGGATAAAATAAAACCTATTTTAAAATCTGTAACAGCTAGTTTTGGTATAACAGCATTAAATGAATTACAACAATTACATAATAAAAAATCACTTTATGAAGATGGTGAATTTGCCCTTGAGGTAATGAAATATATAAACAAAAAAATAGATGAATTTAAAACTGAAGACAAAGTATTGTATGCTATATATGGAACGCCAGCAGAAAGTTTATGTGGCTTACAAGTGGAGCAATTTAGAAAAAAATATGGTATTATAGAAAATGTATCGGATAGAGAATATGTAAGTAATTCTTTCCACGCACACGTTAGCGAAAATATTACACCAATACAAAAGCAAGATACAGAAAAGCGTTTTTGGGATTTATTAAACGGGGGTAAAATACAATATGTAAAATATCCAATTGAATATAATAAAGAGGCTATTAAAACCCTTGTAAAACGAGCTATGGATTTAGGATTTTATGAAGGTGTTAATCTTAGCTTATCATACTGCAATAAATGTGGACATAGCCAATTAGATATGGATATTTGCCCTAAATGTGGAAGTAATAATTTAACTAAAATAGAAAGAATGAACGGTTATTTAAGTTATTCTAGAGTAAACGGTGATACAAGATTAAATGAAGCTAAAATGTATGAAATAAAAGATAGAATAAGTATGTAAGAGGGATAAAAATGAGATATCATAATATTACGCACGATGATATGCTAAATGGAATGGGACTTAGAGTTGTTTTATGGGTATCTGGTTGTGAACATAAATGTCATAATTGTCATAATAAAATAACTTGGGATATTAATAGTGGATTAATATTTGATGAAGAAGCTAAAAAAGAAATATTTACCGAATTAGAAAAAGATTATATAAAAGGTATAACATTTAGTGGTGGAGACCCGCTACATAAGAAAAATAGAGAAGAGATATTTAATCTCATAAAAGAAATAAAAAATAAATTTCCTAAAAAAGATATTTGGTTATATACAGGATACATATGGGAAGAAATAAATAATTTAGATGTTATTAAATATATTGATATATTAGTTGACGGAAGATTTATAGAAGAACTGGCTAATACAAATTTAGAGTGGAGAGGTTCTTCTAACCAAAGAGTTATAGATGTACAAAAGTCATTATTAGAAAATAAAATTATAAATTATTGTTAGGAGATACAAATGGATAAAATTTATTTTGCAAAAATTAGAGAAGAAGCTATTATACCTACAAGAGAAGAATATAATGCAGGGCTTGACATATATCCTTGTTTTGATGAAGAATATATGATAATAAATCCTGGTGAAACTAAGCTTGTGCCAACAGGCATAGCAAGTGCAATACCTATTAATTATTATATACAAATACATGAGAGAGGCTCTAGTGGAAGCAAAGGTATAAAATATAGCGCTGGAGTAATTGATAGCTCTTATAGAGGTGAATGGTTTTTAGCAACAACTAATGCAAATAAAAAACCTTTATTAATAACTAAAATAAATATTGAAGAATTAGATGAAAATATTAAAAATATTATAAAAAATGCTTATATTATTTATCCATATGATAAGGCCCTTTTTCAAGGGGTTGTTCATTGTGTTCATAATGAGCTAGAAAGATGCGAAATAACTTATGAAGATGTTTTAAAAATACCTTCTAAAAGAGGAAGTGGAAAGTTAGGAAGTAGTGGAAAATAAAATTTTTTTATTAATTTTTGTATATTTTATAGAAATATTTTTAAAATTTACATATAAACATTAAAATATTCTTGACAAATTGCTTTTTAACGGTTATAAATAGATAGAGATACATTTATTGTGTCAAATATTTTTTAGGAGGCTTTAAATATGAATAAAGCAGAATTTGTTGCAGCAATTGCTGAAAAATCAGAGTTAACAAAAAAAGATGCAGAAAAAGCATTAAAAGCTTTTGAAGAGGTAGTTACAGAAGAACTTTCTAAAAAAGGTGAAGTTAGATTAGTTGGCTTTGGTACTTTTGATGTTATAGAAAGAGCAGAACATATGGGAAGAAACCCTCAAACTAAAGAGCCTATGAAAATACCTGCTTCTACAGCACCAAGATTTAAAGCTGGAAAAGCATTAAAAGACGCAGTGAATAAAAAGTAACAAAAATAAAATCTCTCTTTTTATAAAGAGAGATTTTATTTTATAAATATATAAATTTATATTTAATAATAATATATACTAAATACATTTAATTTGCTATAATATAGTTATAAAAATAATATAACAAAGGAGATACGATATGAGGTTAGATAAATATTTAAAAGTATCTAGAATAATAAAAAGAAGAACTATTGCTAACGAAGCTTGTGATGCTGGAAGAGTGTTAGTTAATGATAAAGTTGCTAAAGCATCTTTAGATGTAAAAGTAGGGGATATTATACAAGTTAATTTAGGAAATAACACTATAAAAATAAGAGTTTTGATAGTTAAAGAAGTGGTTAAAAAAGATGAAGCTAACACATTATATGAAAGGTTATAAACTAATATAGTTAAATTATAAAAATTGACTTATTGTAAGTTTTTATATATAATATATTAAGATATTAAAAAGGGTGATGAAATGAAAATAGGATTTATAGGTACAGGTAATATGGGGAGTGCCATATTAAAAGGTGTTTTAAATAGTGGGTTAAGTAGTAAAAATGTATATATATATGATTTAGATATAGAGAAATGCAAAAGCCTACAAAGTATTTACAATATTAATATTTGTGATAATTATGAAAGTTTAATTTCAGCATCAGATTTATTAATTTTTGCTATTAAACCAGATGTTATATTAAATGTTATATCAGAAACTAGAAGTTATATTAATTTATATAAACCTATTGTTGTGTCTATTGCTGCTGGTGTAGAATTAGATAGTATATCTAATATAATAAATAATCCAGAAATAGGTATAGTTAGAATTATGCCTAATATTAATGCAGAAATTAATTTATCTACATCTGCATATTGTTATAGAAACTTAGAAGAAGAAAGTGTTAATAAAGTTTTAGATTTATTTAGAAAAATAGGTACAGTATTTTATATTCCTGAAAATAAATTTAATATATTTACGGCAATAGCTGGTTGTTCTCCCGCTTATATTTATTTATTTTTAGATTCTTTAGCAAAAGGTGCTCAAAAAATGGGCCTAAATAAAAAAGAGGCTTTAGATATAGCAATAGATACATTAATTGGAAGTGCTAAAATGTTAAAACATAGCAAAAAACACCCGTGGGAGCTTATAGATGCTGTTTGTTCACCAGGAGGAACAACTATTGAAGGTATTTGTACATTAGAAGAAAATAATTTTCAACAAGCTGTAGTTAAAGCAGTAGAAAATAGTATTAAAAAGGATATATTATTAAAGAAAAAATCTTAAGGAGAGTTATATGGAGAAAAGTAAATTTAGTGAAGTTTTTAATAACATTAATATTATAGATATATTAGAAAATAGTAAAATTGGTTTATGGAGTATAGAAATAGACAATAATACTGGTATAAATAGAATGTATTGTAACGATATAATGATGCAATTAATGGGTATTGAAACTTTAATTTCTCCTGAAAAAGTTTTTGAATTTTGGTATTCTAGAATTCATAAAGGATATTATTCTTATGTTGAAAACGCTATACAAAAAATAGGAACTACTGATAAACTAATCGAAATTCAATATATATGGAAACATCCACAAAAAGGTGATATAAATGTAAGGTGTTCTGGTAAATTTATTAGTAATAATAATGGTATAGTAGTTATAGAAGGTTATCACCAAAATATATATGATTTAGAACAAATGAAAATTGATTTACCTAAAACAGAAAATGAAGTGTTTGAATGGTATCAAGATAGTAAAACAGCTTATATACGTACAGAATATAAACAATTGTATGAAGACAAAGTAAATATTGAAAATTTTCCACAAGTTTGGATAGATAACAAAATAGTACACAAAGATTTTAAAGATTTATATTTAGAAACTTTTGAGAGAGTTAATAAAGGAAGTAAAAAATCATTTTGTGAGCTTAAAATGAAAAATAAAAATGGCGAATATATATGGTTTAGAATGATTTTATCAAAAGAGGCTAATTATTTATCATCAGGTATAGTAATTGGCACTTTGGAAGATATAAACAATTTAAAACAACTAGAAATATCTTATGTCATAGGCTCTAAATTTTATAAATCTATTTTACAAGAAATGATAGCTTATGGAGAAGCTAATATTACCGAAAATAAATTATTATCTGTTGGTGGTATATGGACAGAATATAATAATATTTTTAATAAATTAACTATTACTGAAATAATGCAAAGAAATATATATAAATTTATATATCTTGAAGATAGAAAAAAATATGAGGAAATTTTAGACCATAAAAAGTTATTAAAAGCATATGATGAGGGTATAACTACATTAAAATGCGAAGTTAGAAGAATTATGCCAGATGATAATATAAAATGGTTAGAACTTACTATAAATTTATTTCAAAATCCATACAAAAAAGATATATTGGGACTTTTATATTTAAAAGATATTGATAGTAAAAAAAGAGAAGAATTACTATTAAATGACAAAAATATGAAAGATAACTTAACAGGATTATTTAATAAATCATATATTCAAAAACAAGTTGATAGTATACTAAAAGAAAATAAAGAAAATAATTTATTTAGTATGATTTTAATAAAAATAGAAAACTTTGAAAATATAAATTATTTATGGGACGAAACCTTAAAGTATATTGGTCATTTATCAAGATATATATTTGATGAAAATGCAATAATATCTAGAACTAATGAATGTGAATTTGTAATATTTTTTAAAATTGACAGTAAAAAAGATGTAGAAAATAAAATTTATGAATTTTCTTTGAGAATTAAAGAATTTGATAAAATAGAAATTTCTTGTGATATAGCATATTATATATCAGATAAAGGTAGCTATATAGACTTATATACTAATTGTAGTAATAATTTATTTAATATTAAAGATAAAGAATTAAGAAAGATTTATTTAAATGATAATTCAAAAAGTTTAGAAATAGATAAACAATTTAGTAAGACTTATACAAGTATTGATGAAATATTATTAAATGAAGTAGACTTATTTTCATACGTTATAGATGCTTTTAATTATAAAATTTTAGATGCTAATGAAAATTTCTTTAAAGTTTTAAACAAAACCAAGGAGGAATGTTTAGGGAGAGAATGCTATAAAGTTATACATAACAAGAATAAACCTTGTAGTTTTTGTAAAAATATGTTTTGGAATTCAAAAGATTTTTTTGTTTGGAAACAATATAATAAATTTTTAGAAAAAGATTTTTTATTAAAAAACAAATTAATCTCATTTAATAATAAAAAATGTATGCTTACATTAGCAACTAATATTTCTTTAAATGATAAGAAAAAAAGTACATTTGTAAAAGAAGACATAAGTAAAATTATGAGAAATATTATGTATCATTTAACTAAAAGATATAGCTATGAAAACAATATTGGTTTTATATTAGAATTAATAAGCTCTTTTCATCAATCTAAATTTGCATTTGTTTTTGAATTAGATACAGATAATTCAATTATTACACATTCTATTAATAATTCTTTTTCAAATAATAAGTTGAAAGAGGAGTTAGAAAAAATAGTTTTAGATGAATTTATATTTTCTAATGTTGATAAAATTAAATATTTTAGATGTGAGCAAGAAGTTATAACTATATCGTATAATTTATATAATCTTATGTCTAAATATCATCTATTAAATATGATTATAGTACCTATAAAAAACAAAAATAACATTATAGGTTATATAGTGTGTATAAACAATAACAATTTTGAACAATACATTGAAAATAATAATTTTAAAGAATATTTATATAATATAGCTTATTTGATAGGTGAAGAGATTATTAAAAACAATATTAAAAAAGAACTTGATTTAGAAAAAAATTATGATAGTTTAACAGGGGTATTAAACAGAGATTCTTATAGAAGCTATGAAAATTCTTATGATGCAGACAAGATAAAAAATATTGGTGTATTATGCTTATCAGTAAATGAGTTAAATAGCGTTAATCACAGTATTGGCATATTAGCTGGAGACAATGTTTTATTAAATTTAGTAGAAATATTGAAAAATCATTTTTTTGATAAATTAATATTTAGGCTAAATGGTAATGAGTTTTTAGTTATTATGGAAAATATTGATTATGAAAATTTTATAAAAGAAATAGAAAAGCTAATAAAGAAATTAGAAAATGTAGGTTTATCAATTATTTACGGAAAAGCTTGGAGTAGTGATGAAAAAGAGTTAAATTACCTTGTTAACTCCGCAATTTATTTTAGAAAAATGAAAAATCAAAAAAACAAGCAGCTTGTTAATAATAACAATCTATATAAACGAAATACATTATTGACTCAATTAATGTTAGATATAGAAAGTAAAGAATATGAAATATTTTTACAACCTAAAATATCTTTAACCGATAATAGTTTATGTGGTGCAGAAGCATTGATACGTAAAAGAAATAGTGAAGGTGGATATGTACCCCCAGACAAATTTATACCTATATTGGAACATCATTATTTAATACAATATATAGATTTATTTGTTTTAGAAGAAGTTTTTAAAGTCCTTGAAATTTTAAAAAGTCAAAATAAAAATTTAATACCTATTTCTTTAAACTTTTCTAGAAATACTTTAAAGGAAGATGACATTGTTAAATCAATATTAGATATAAAAAATAAACATAATATAGATTTAAAATATATTGAAATAGAAGTTACAGAAAGTATTGAAAATTTAGAAAAACAAGCTATATGTAAAGTATTAAAAGAAATAGAAAATATAGGTATAAGCATTCTTTTAGATGACTTTGGAGTTAAATACAGTAATCTTTCAATTTTGTCAGATATTAATTTTCATGGTTTGAAATTAGATAAAAGTATGGTTAAAAATTTAGGCGAAAATACTACAAATGAAATTATAATGAAAAATATAATATGCATGTGTAAAGATTTAAATATTAAAACTATTGCTGAAGGTGTAGAAACAATTGAACAAAAAAATATTTTGGAAAAAATGAATTGTGATATTTCACAAGGTTATTTACATTCTAAGCCTTTACCTGTTAATGAATTTTTAAACCTTTACTATAACAATTAAGTTTTAAATAAAAAATTGTTTGTTGGTAAATATTAAAAATATAAAATTAATATTTACTAACAAACAATTAGTATTATAATTAATTATTCTAAATAGTCTCTAAGTTTTTTACTTCTACTAGGATGTCTAAGTTTTCTTAAAGCTTTTGCCTCGATTTGTCTTATTCTTTCTCTAGTAACGTTAAATTCTTTACCTACTTCTTCTAGAGTTCTTGCTCTACCATCATCTAGACCAAATCTTAACCTTAAAACTTTTTCTTCACGCTCTGTCAAAGTGTCTAAAACTTCTATTAATTGCTCTTTTAATAAAGTAAAAGCAGCTGCATCAGAAGGAGCTGGTATATCTTCATCTGGTATGAAATCACCAAGATGACTATCTTCTTCTTCACCAATAGGAGTTTCTAGTGAAACAGGTTCTTGTGCTATTTTTCTTATTTCTCGAACTTTTTCTACAGGCATATCCATTTCTTTTGCTAATTCTTCATCTGAAGGTTCTCTACCAAGCTCTTGTAATAGTTGTCTAGACACACGTATAAGTTTATTTATTGTTTCTACCATATGCACAGGTATTCTTATAGTTCTTGCTTGATCGGCTATAGCTCTTGTTATAGCTTGTCTTATCCACCACGTTGCATAGGTACTAAATTTAAAGCCTTTTTTATAATCAAACTTTTCAACGGCTTTAATAAGCCCTAAGTTACCTTCTTGAATAAGGTCTAAAAATAGCATACCTCTACCAACATATCTTTTAGCAATACTTACTACTAACCTAAGATTTGCTTCGGCTAATCTCTTTTTAGCCATTTCATCTCCTTCTGCCATTTTTCTTGCTAGTTCCATTTCTTCATCTGGACTTAATAAATCAACTTTTCCTATTTCTTTTAAGTACATTCTAACATGGTCATCAATATTTATACTAGCATCTATTAAAGATAAATCTATATCTTTTTCTAAATTTTCTAGAGAATCTA containing:
- a CDS encoding HU family DNA-binding protein codes for the protein MNKAEFVAAIAEKSELTKKDAEKALKAFEEVVTEELSKKGEVRLVGFGTFDVIERAEHMGRNPQTKEPMKIPASTAPRFKAGKALKDAVNKK
- a CDS encoding dUTP diphosphatase encodes the protein MDKIYFAKIREEAIIPTREEYNAGLDIYPCFDEEYMIINPGETKLVPTGIASAIPINYYIQIHERGSSGSKGIKYSAGVIDSSYRGEWFLATTNANKKPLLITKINIEELDENIKNIIKNAYIIYPYDKALFQGVVHCVHNELERCEITYEDVLKIPSKRGSGKLGSSGK
- a CDS encoding RNA-binding S4 domain-containing protein, producing the protein MRLDKYLKVSRIIKRRTIANEACDAGRVLVNDKVAKASLDVKVGDIIQVNLGNNTIKIRVLIVKEVVKKDEANTLYERL
- the nrdD gene encoding anaerobic ribonucleoside-triphosphate reductase encodes the protein MTKVVKKDGTLEDFDEGKIIKAISKSANRVMYCFDEEDYKNICNIIKQEINKKQLEQIPIEIMHNLVESALETINPSVAKSYKDYRNYKQDFVHMLDDVYQKAQSIMYIGDKENSNTDSALVATKRSLIYNQLNKELYKKFFLTTEEKQACNDGYIYIHDMTARRDTMNCCLFDMGRVLENGFEMGNLWYNEPKTLSVAFDVIGDIILSTASQQYGGFTVPEIDKILEKYAKKSYVKYLEEIKEYISFAKGTNLTDEDMKYIEEKAIKKLERDFEQGFQGLEYKLNSVGSSRGDYPFVTFTIGLGKTRFAKMANKIILKVHKGGQGKEGNKKPVLFPKIVFLYDENLHGEGKELEDIFDEAIECSKKTMYPDYLSLTGDSYVANAYKKYNTVISPMGCRAFLSLWFEKGGMKPIDENDKPVTVGRFNIGAVSLHLPMIYAKAKSESKPFYEVLDYYLEMIRKIHLKTLDYLGEMKASTNPIAYCEGGFYGGNLKPSDKIKPILKSVTASFGITALNELQQLHNKKSLYEDGEFALEVMKYINKKIDEFKTEDKVLYAIYGTPAESLCGLQVEQFRKKYGIIENVSDREYVSNSFHAHVSENITPIQKQDTEKRFWDLLNGGKIQYVKYPIEYNKEAIKTLVKRAMDLGFYEGVNLSLSYCNKCGHSQLDMDICPKCGSNNLTKIERMNGYLSYSRVNGDTRLNEAKMYEIKDRISM
- the nrdG gene encoding anaerobic ribonucleoside-triphosphate reductase activating protein; amino-acid sequence: MRYHNITHDDMLNGMGLRVVLWVSGCEHKCHNCHNKITWDINSGLIFDEEAKKEIFTELEKDYIKGITFSGGDPLHKKNREEIFNLIKEIKNKFPKKDIWLYTGYIWEEINNLDVIKYIDILVDGRFIEELANTNLEWRGSSNQRVIDVQKSLLENKIINYC
- the proC gene encoding pyrroline-5-carboxylate reductase, with protein sequence MKIGFIGTGNMGSAILKGVLNSGLSSKNVYIYDLDIEKCKSLQSIYNINICDNYESLISASDLLIFAIKPDVILNVISETRSYINLYKPIVVSIAAGVELDSISNIINNPEIGIVRIMPNINAEINLSTSAYCYRNLEEESVNKVLDLFRKIGTVFYIPENKFNIFTAIAGCSPAYIYLFLDSLAKGAQKMGLNKKEALDIAIDTLIGSAKMLKHSKKHPWELIDAVCSPGGTTIEGICTLEENNFQQAVVKAVENSIKKDILLKKKS
- a CDS encoding EAL domain-containing protein, giving the protein MEKSKFSEVFNNINIIDILENSKIGLWSIEIDNNTGINRMYCNDIMMQLMGIETLISPEKVFEFWYSRIHKGYYSYVENAIQKIGTTDKLIEIQYIWKHPQKGDINVRCSGKFISNNNGIVVIEGYHQNIYDLEQMKIDLPKTENEVFEWYQDSKTAYIRTEYKQLYEDKVNIENFPQVWIDNKIVHKDFKDLYLETFERVNKGSKKSFCELKMKNKNGEYIWFRMILSKEANYLSSGIVIGTLEDINNLKQLEISYVIGSKFYKSILQEMIAYGEANITENKLLSVGGIWTEYNNIFNKLTITEIMQRNIYKFIYLEDRKKYEEILDHKKLLKAYDEGITTLKCEVRRIMPDDNIKWLELTINLFQNPYKKDILGLLYLKDIDSKKREELLLNDKNMKDNLTGLFNKSYIQKQVDSILKENKENNLFSMILIKIENFENINYLWDETLKYIGHLSRYIFDENAIISRTNECEFVIFFKIDSKKDVENKIYEFSLRIKEFDKIEISCDIAYYISDKGSYIDLYTNCSNNLFNIKDKELRKIYLNDNSKSLEIDKQFSKTYTSIDEILLNEVDLFSYVIDAFNYKILDANENFFKVLNKTKEECLGRECYKVIHNKNKPCSFCKNMFWNSKDFFVWKQYNKFLEKDFLLKNKLISFNNKKCMLTLATNISLNDKKKSTFVKEDISKIMRNIMYHLTKRYSYENNIGFILELISSFHQSKFAFVFELDTDNSIITHSINNSFSNNKLKEELEKIVLDEFIFSNVDKIKYFRCEQEVITISYNLYNLMSKYHLLNMIIVPIKNKNNIIGYIVCINNNNFEQYIENNNFKEYLYNIAYLIGEEIIKNNIKKELDLEKNYDSLTGVLNRDSYRSYENSYDADKIKNIGVLCLSVNELNSVNHSIGILAGDNVLLNLVEILKNHFFDKLIFRLNGNEFLVIMENIDYENFIKEIEKLIKKLENVGLSIIYGKAWSSDEKELNYLVNSAIYFRKMKNQKNKQLVNNNNLYKRNTLLTQLMLDIESKEYEIFLQPKISLTDNSLCGAEALIRKRNSEGGYVPPDKFIPILEHHYLIQYIDLFVLEEVFKVLEILKSQNKNLIPISLNFSRNTLKEDDIVKSILDIKNKHNIDLKYIEIEVTESIENLEKQAICKVLKEIENIGISILLDDFGVKYSNLSILSDINFHGLKLDKSMVKNLGENTTNEIIMKNIICMCKDLNIKTIAEGVETIEQKNILEKMNCDISQGYLHSKPLPVNEFLNLYYNN
- the rpoD gene encoding RNA polymerase sigma factor RpoD, whose protein sequence is MDETLFTKKIKELVSLGKKHKGVIKYKEMMKILSDIELEPEHLDKIYEYLEVQNIEVIDIELMEDNKDDIITGLDDIDSLDSLENLEKDIDLSLIDASINIDDHVRMYLKEIGKVDLLSPDEEMELARKMAEGDEMAKKRLAEANLRLVVSIAKRYVGRGMLFLDLIQEGNLGLIKAVEKFDYKKGFKFSTYATWWIRQAITRAIADQARTIRIPVHMVETINKLIRVSRQLLQELGREPSDEELAKEMDMPVEKVREIRKIAQEPVSLETPIGEEEDSHLGDFIPDEDIPAPSDAAAFTLLKEQLIEVLDTLTEREEKVLRLRFGLDDGRARTLEEVGKEFNVTRERIRQIEAKALRKLRHPSRSKKLRDYLE